The proteins below are encoded in one region of Deltaproteobacteria bacterium:
- a CDS encoding dihydroorotate dehydrogenase has translation MTTPGPLLETRIGDLVLKNPVMTASGTFAYGAEFAPYVDLNDLGAVVVKGISLEPRQGNPPPRTAETPCGMVNAIGLENVGLERFLADKLPYLRRFDVPVVVNVLGRQVDDYVRLAGALSEAGGVSAIELNVSCPNVKSGGQTFGVDPEAVNALVAAVRPAASIPLWVKLTPLVTDIVIIGRAAQEAGADAVCVGNTFPAMAIDVHRRKPKLGNVVGGLSGPAIRPIMVRLCWLLARSLDIPVIGIGGVMCADDALEYLLAGARAVQVGTANFVDPRTTVSIVEGLRKYLAEQGVGRVDEIVGQLRLE, from the coding sequence ATGACGACGCCCGGACCGCTGCTCGAGACCCGCATCGGAGACCTTGTGCTCAAGAACCCGGTGATGACGGCCTCCGGCACCTTCGCCTACGGAGCCGAGTTCGCCCCCTATGTGGACCTGAACGATCTCGGAGCGGTTGTGGTGAAAGGCATTTCCCTGGAACCACGCCAGGGGAACCCTCCCCCCCGGACGGCTGAAACGCCGTGCGGCATGGTAAACGCCATCGGTCTCGAGAACGTGGGCCTCGAACGGTTTCTTGCGGACAAGCTGCCGTATCTTAGACGGTTTGACGTGCCCGTGGTGGTGAATGTGCTGGGACGCCAGGTGGATGATTACGTGCGTCTGGCCGGCGCATTGAGCGAAGCCGGGGGCGTGTCGGCCATCGAACTAAACGTGTCCTGTCCCAATGTCAAATCCGGTGGACAGACCTTCGGAGTGGACCCGGAAGCCGTCAATGCGTTGGTGGCGGCTGTACGGCCCGCGGCATCGATACCCCTATGGGTTAAATTGACCCCTCTGGTGACGGACATTGTGATCATAGGGCGGGCCGCCCAGGAAGCGGGCGCGGACGCCGTGTGCGTGGGCAACACCTTCCCGGCAATGGCCATTGACGTGCATCGGCGAAAACCCAAGCTGGGGAACGTAGTGGGCGGGCTGTCCGGACCGGCCATCCGGCCCATCATGGTGCGGCTGTGCTGGCTCCTCGCACGCAGCCTCGATATTCCCGTGATCGGCATTGGCGGCGTCATGTGCGCGGATGACGCGTTGGAGTACCTGCTGGCCGGCGCTCGGGCGGTGCAGGTGGGCACGGCCAATTTCGTGGATCCACGGACCACCGTGTCCATTGTGGAAGGCCTGAGAAAGTATCTTGCCGAGCAGGGCGTGGGACGTGTGGATGAGATAGTCGGGCAACTGCGGCTGGAATGA
- a CDS encoding dihydroorotate dehydrogenase electron transfer subunit — translation MFSLEANIIRQTPCGAGFYLLELEAPDVSSRAAPGQFVMVRVGDDYDPLLRRPLSVHDAGDGRIRLLYRVVGKGTGRLSRRGEGERVGLLGPLGNGFEVRPPLDTAALVAGGRGVAPMLFLARRIRRECPSARLILFFGARTGEELVRLEAFENLNVEMRLATEDGSKGTKGLVTQLVRGSLLSDAEVRIYACGPMPMLKALGPVAAEQSIPAQVSLEAHMSCGLGVCRGCVVKTKNGYAHVCQDGPVFPLDAPDWEVRT, via the coding sequence ATGTTCAGCCTGGAAGCCAACATCATTCGTCAGACTCCTTGCGGAGCGGGTTTCTATCTCTTGGAGCTGGAAGCGCCCGATGTCTCGAGTCGGGCGGCGCCGGGGCAGTTCGTCATGGTTCGAGTGGGTGACGACTACGATCCCCTGCTTCGCAGACCTCTGTCCGTTCACGATGCCGGCGACGGACGAATCCGTTTGCTCTACCGGGTCGTGGGCAAAGGAACCGGACGTTTGAGCCGCCGCGGCGAAGGTGAGCGAGTCGGCCTGCTGGGACCCCTTGGAAACGGTTTCGAGGTGCGTCCTCCGCTGGACACGGCCGCCCTCGTGGCGGGCGGTCGCGGAGTTGCCCCGATGTTGTTTCTGGCGCGCCGGATTCGCCGGGAATGTCCGTCGGCGAGGCTCATCCTGTTTTTTGGGGCCCGGACCGGGGAAGAGTTGGTTCGGCTCGAGGCCTTTGAAAACCTGAATGTGGAGATGCGATTGGCCACGGAGGACGGCTCGAAAGGTACAAAAGGTCTGGTGACGCAATTGGTTCGAGGCAGCCTGCTGTCGGATGCAGAGGTTCGAATCTATGCATGCGGACCCATGCCCATGCTGAAGGCCTTGGGTCCCGTGGCGGCCGAACAATCGATTCCGGCCCAGGTGTCCCTGGAAGCGCACATGAGCTGCGGCCTCGGGGTCTGCCGCGGGTGCGTGGTGAAAACCAAGAACGGTTACGCGCATGTTTGTCAGGACGGTCCGGTATTTCCTCTCGATGCGCCGGACTGGGAGGTAAGGACATGA
- a CDS encoding laccase domain-containing protein, with protein MYQQILPLPGTRDTVPVLRFSGFERFPGLVHAVFTRQGGVSRGRFRSLNLSSGAGDDPVCVAENLERVRKCCGFSDLVIPKQVHGSRVMSVEGGGMPHDCDAVITRKPGLGLLIRQADCAAVILYDPVAGAVGNVHSGWRGLVENVVGITVQAMITEFGCRPERMWAAQSPSLGPCCAEYRDHRRLFPEELQRYRGHADHFDFWRAIEDQLADAGIPGDHVSSAGICTRCNTSRFFSYRAEGVTGRFGTVAGISKDAGLRCAAGKEAGPG; from the coding sequence GTGTATCAACAGATATTACCTCTTCCGGGGACTCGGGACACGGTTCCCGTACTCCGCTTTTCCGGCTTTGAACGGTTTCCCGGGCTGGTCCATGCCGTGTTTACCCGGCAGGGAGGCGTCAGCCGCGGGCGCTTTCGAAGTTTGAACCTGAGTTCGGGAGCAGGGGACGATCCGGTTTGCGTGGCCGAAAACCTGGAACGGGTTCGAAAGTGCTGTGGTTTCTCGGACCTCGTGATTCCGAAACAAGTTCACGGAAGTCGAGTCATGTCGGTCGAGGGCGGCGGCATGCCGCACGATTGTGATGCCGTAATCACGCGGAAACCCGGCTTGGGGCTGCTGATCCGGCAGGCGGACTGCGCAGCGGTGATCTTGTACGATCCCGTGGCGGGGGCTGTGGGAAACGTGCATTCGGGTTGGAGGGGCCTTGTGGAAAATGTGGTGGGAATTACGGTCCAAGCCATGATAACGGAATTCGGCTGTCGTCCGGAGCGGATGTGGGCTGCTCAGAGCCCGTCACTGGGTCCTTGTTGCGCCGAATATCGTGACCACCGGCGCCTGTTTCCGGAAGAACTCCAGCGCTACCGGGGCCACGCCGACCATTTCGATTTCTGGCGGGCCATCGAAGATCAACTGGCGGACGCGGGAATACCCGGGGATCATGTTTCGAGCGCCGGAATCTGCACCCGCTGTAACACATCGAGGTTTTTTTCCTACCGTGCGGAAGGCGTGACCGGCCGGTTCGGCACCGTGGCCGGTATCTCGAAGGACGCCGGCCTCCGGTGTGCGGCGGGGAAAGAGGCTGGGCCGGGTTGA
- a CDS encoding deoxyribonuclease IV, which produces MLLGAHVSIAGGLDLAVGRGLEIGAEALQVFTKNQVQWDSAPLDPDVVMRFKGGMLANELAPVSVHGSYLINLASADDDIRKKSRNALVDELIRGNVIGANYLILHPGSHGGDGETTGLQRIGQGLGWCLKQAGVSRPRLLLENTAGQGRGVGHRFEQIRDLIDRVPEHWDLGVCLDTCHAFAAGYDMSEEGYDAVFEEFDRVVGLERLLAFHLNDSKTERKSRVDRHERIGKGQVGMGFFRLLMRDPRFVGLPGYLEVPGGKTAFKADLKLLKRLRTSGGMY; this is translated from the coding sequence ATGCTGTTGGGCGCGCATGTTTCGATAGCCGGAGGGTTGGACCTGGCTGTCGGGCGGGGCCTCGAGATCGGAGCGGAGGCCCTGCAGGTATTCACGAAAAACCAGGTTCAATGGGACTCGGCGCCATTGGACCCGGATGTCGTGATGCGTTTCAAAGGGGGAATGCTTGCGAACGAGTTGGCGCCCGTTTCGGTCCATGGTTCTTATCTCATCAATCTTGCATCCGCGGATGACGACATTCGAAAGAAATCCAGGAACGCTCTTGTGGACGAATTGATTCGGGGAAACGTCATTGGAGCGAATTATCTGATTCTGCATCCGGGCTCCCACGGAGGGGACGGGGAAACGACCGGCCTTCAGCGAATCGGACAAGGGTTAGGCTGGTGCCTGAAACAGGCCGGAGTGAGCCGCCCCAGGTTGTTGCTGGAAAATACGGCCGGCCAGGGCCGAGGCGTCGGACATCGATTCGAGCAGATCAGGGACCTGATCGATCGGGTTCCGGAACACTGGGACCTGGGCGTATGTCTGGACACATGCCATGCGTTCGCCGCCGGATATGACATGTCCGAAGAGGGGTATGATGCGGTCTTCGAGGAGTTCGATCGCGTCGTCGGACTCGAGAGGCTCTTGGCGTTTCATCTCAACGATTCCAAAACGGAGCGGAAAAGCCGCGTGGACCGGCACGAGCGCATTGGCAAGGGTCAGGTCGGAATGGGATTTTTCCGGCTTCTGATGAGGGATCCGAGGTTCGTTGGTCTGCCCGGGTATCTCGAAGTGCCTGGAGGCAAGACCGCGTTTAAGGCGGATTTAAAACTGCTCAAACGGTTGAGGACCTCGGGAGGGATGTATTGA